A window of Salvia splendens isolate huo1 chromosome 8, SspV2, whole genome shotgun sequence genomic DNA:
TTACATGCTTCGTAAGCTATGTATATCCCTTTAAACATGTTAGTTCCATCTGTAAGACGGTGGGTCGACAAGACAACGGTGCTACCAGGATTACTCCTTAGAATTTCTGCCCTATAATCTTGCAATCACTTGTATTGTCTCACTAAGTATACTTCAATCATCTTACGGGCTTGCTGCATGGATCTCTTAGCCTTTCCGGAAGATATGGTGATCTTCATGTCGGAGTGCACCTTCTCAATAAATTCCCCACAGTCATGCTGAAACCATGACAATAGTATCTTAAGGAATTATTGTACCTTTTGTTTATatgatataaatgtccatttgTTGGAGAAAGTTATTTCCAGATCCATGACTAGGATCAAGACTCGaaaaaatctacttcaggatatgtgttcaccttaggaggtggagccgtaatttggaagagtgtgaagcagaaatgcatcgcggacttaactatggaagccgagtatgtggccgcttcggaggctgcaaaagaggcagtatggttcaagaacttccttattgATTTAGGtatggttacgaatctgccgaAGAGCATCAccgtttattgtgacaattctggtgttgtggcaaaTTTGAAAGAACCAAGAgttcacaaagcgagcaaacacatagagcggaagtatcatatcatcagggatatagtgcagagaggagacatacaagtggtcaatattgcgtcagagaacaacctggcagatccctttacaaaggcattggcggtgaaaccgttcgagggccacgttgaagggatgggagttcgattcgttcaagacctcaactcgatttcagtataagtgggagaaatttagacgtgtgcactactgttttgtatactcgaaagctgttttgagtataagtgggagattgttagggtttgtatactagaaatcacctttcgagtgattgaatactataaaactctaattattattttccaatgaatgcaacagattatttttttcataatgttgttatgttttatatttaatggatatttattacatatttaaatgtataagcgaacataacaaagtACGCGGTTGTGGCAtatctttgttttagtagaccggttgtgggctgcgctcaatttaaggtacgcggtcagtcatgaacaaagaaaaatatgaatttcacaacctagataggcctagactacctatcgtgaaaggttgctatgtcagtctgattatttctaagccttattgaaataagatgacgttgatgtggtatagcactgaatggatctaacagcaagacgagtctttatgctatctactgaaagacgaggtcttgataattaatttcttaatcaatgtaagttagcattgagcatacgatattgagtatataatactttgacttaccaaaggtgcgggtttttcgtcacccaacgatccaggtatattgggtagtggtgatcattatctggcggtgctaggattgctattatgttgaatcatgcgcgaggagagtctcgtttgataatatccacaagaggagctcaaaACAAGGTTTttttattcggaacctagctagttggagtttgattactctatgaataataaataagagtttcttgctaagtccactcttggagattaaaatatgttgattaattaagtctatagcagacattgattaatgaatggatgtttctatcttaagcgcgggaaatgaattaaacaaataaaaggaaacccggaatacttgtaattttggatttggaaaggcagtgcaatattacttctgtagtggctacttgtaatattccaatataagcttatattaaattgtgggttcaatttaattagtaaaaagctaattgggtgaggccatgtccaaattcttctttagatccctgactgggcccaatatgtgacttaatataaataggagaataaatgagacagaaaacacaacttttccacatcataattttcgtccccctctgtttagagagagaatcgaaaattgctctccttccgtgagcagatttctgttttcattatttaagtcctagtacactggtgagatttgcccacacaaatatcagtctacagtccgggacaccagtcagaagatccgaggtcgagttctcaagatcttcacgtggagaagaagcaagccatcttcgattcgtaagtgaatcaacaaggtaaattggctaactccgtagtatgcatgttttagggattatttatgctaaaacatgtttaaaattcaagttatgagcatgatacatgtaataattacgcgaatagaatttgtctaaataatctgctaaatagatcagttttatgtgattcgttagaacgcacgcttcctcTACCAACTCCTCACTATCTTCATAATCTTACTGGACAACACCTTCCCCCCACCTTAGCTTTTACCTTGGCCTTCCTGATTGCTCTAGCCTTTTCCTGTTCTGCTTGCACATCATCCTCTACATCAAATATAATGAGTGTATCACCAGGTACATCTCCACCCCTTCTATCACCTTCAGCCCCATCCCCAATCCATATATCAAAGTCATCATCCCCTACATTACCAGCCCTTACATCCACATATCTCGCATTACTAGCCCCTACATCCACAGACCCCACACTAACAGCGTCAGCAGCCCCAGTCCCTACATCACTTAAACCAAGCTCTTGTGTTAGTTGACTAACTAACACATCATTTTCATGGAGTGCATAAACGTCCACTATCCCTCTCTGGACTCCTAATTCAGCCATCTCCATTAATGAGATGTTGTCAAACAATCTCACCAGTCCTTCGTCTAAGCTCATCCCGGGCTTCAAGTAATAATAATGTAAACGACTGACATCAACACAAAGATTCTCGAGCACATCGTCAACTTCAAGTTTGGACCACCAATCTGGGTCACAATTGTCAATTTACTACTGCCCACCAATATAACATTTTCCACCAGAATCTAACAGCATACCAGAGTGCATCAGCCTTGTTGTGAAAGAACCATCTACATTGCAAAAAGATATAATCAATACTTAACACAAGTTTGCACCTACACATTCAAACATAAAACTGCACCAACATACTTAAACACAGAACTTTATCAACACACTTAAATACGAAGCTACACCACACACTTAAACAATTATACACAACACAACACCGACCACACAAATGCACCAAcacacttaaagaaaacaattaaACACACCAGTTAAGAAAACAAATTCATCCCCCCGACTTCAAGAAATAATAGTCCAGACTACGTACATCAACACCAACCTTCTCCAGAGCATCATCAACTTCCAACTTTGACCACTTGTCTGGATCACATTTATGGATGTGCTCAACCCCCCACCCACGTATTGTTTTCCAATTGTGTTAACCATTTTACCACAGTGGTGGACTCTTGTTGTGAATGTCTCATCTACATTCCAAAAATATCCGATTAGTCCTAAATAATTGCAGTGAGCAATATGAAACAACTTTGGTCCCCACCAACTTGCTTGTTCCCTAGCACAAAAAcattcacaacaaaataaaaggtAGAGCACACaaacccaaaataaaaaatgtaacatACTCTACATGCTCATAAAGAACACAATCTGgctaaacacaaaaaaaaaagcaaaaacaaaaacaaaaaaacaatgcACTTTTCTGGACACATACGATCCACACAACACCAATAACTCATACTTTAATCTACCCTCACTCAATCACAATATTTGTAGTCGTATTTGGGGACCACAACCAAACAACAAACAATATTCGATATGTTCCCccaaaaaattactataaaattagtCACATACGTTAATCGACCCAACAGACCTAACCCTAATCaataaaaaatcatacatttatcACAACCCCAACCCTAATCAATAAAATCTCAGAAACAAAGATAAAAATTTTACCTTCACGGGTAGAACGTGGCTGATTTTGAGGTGGAGCTCGTATAGGAGGGTTTTGAGGCAGAGCTCGTACAGGAGGGTTTTGAGGCGGCATGGGTTGCAGAGGGCTTTGAGACGGCCGGGGTTGTGGCGGGTTTTAAGGCGGTGGGGATTGGGGTGTATTTACAGTCGCCGTCGAAGGACCAGCACCTAAAGAAACAACCTTCCTCCTCCTAATTCAGGGTTTGTATAGCCGAGACCTAGGGTTTATTCACTCTTTTTCCGGCGTGCTGTTGTGACATCGTCATTTCGAAGAATAGGGTTTTGGCGAAGTTTATTTGAGAAGAAGAACGATAAGCGATGCTTCAAATTCCTTTTGTTTCTAAATGTGATTTTGCCAAGTGTTGAGTGTTtgcttttgaaaaaagttttttttttatttgttttactccctctgtcccatcaCAAGCGATGGATTTCTTTTGCGCacggaatttaagaaaatgatatatagtgagttaaagtggagagaataaagtatgtaagaggaaaaagtaagagagatacggatagaataaagtaagaatgagagaataaagtaagagagaatgaataAAGAGATAgttaaagttttgttttttgttaaaaaggaaattaatCACTTGTGGTGCGACAACCCAAAATAAAAAGTTGATCACTTATGGAGGGACAGAgggaataatatatttttcgTATGTTGCTTCCACTTTTTGCTAATAGAAATTAAGGACCTTAGTTAGGTGTAACTAATTACAAttagtaatttaatttattcaaattcGGATTACAAGGCAATCACAGTTATTTATTAACAGTGTCGTCAATTTTAGACTGATTCTGGTCCCAGTTAATTTATGAGGGAtccaataacaaaaaaattatgttcAAGACCAAATTAGTAAAACGACCATATATTTGGGACCACATTTAGCCTTTCCTCTAAAATAAACAGCACAATTACATTAGGTTAAATTAAATTAAGGCCAGAAATGACTATCCACCTCACACTACATGTGCAAAACATGGCAGTTATAAAAAGAATTTAGTTGGTAAAAAGACACAATACCATTAACTACAATTGTGATATTGTGACACATCAactaattaaaattaacaaCAATACTCAAAAATGCTGTTTTGGCAAGTGGATTTGAGAAATCTTTACGTCACGGTTGCTTTCTTTTCAAACTCTGCATACAGCAAAATGAATTACCAAATCATACAATGGGTGAAAATAACTCAAATACTTATCAAAACACGACATATTTACCTTGAGGGAGAGGTCCATCTTGAGTTTTCTTGTTGCTGGGAAAGGAAAATCAACTGTCAGATTGATGCAAGTGAAGGATGATGCCATTACATTTATATGGATGGAGAAATTGACAACTACTActaatactccccccgtcccactcaagatgtccacattttttagtggcacgagattttaggagctgttaggtggagtaagtagagagaaaaaaatagttgaatattataatgaagagagaggagagatggatttatttccaaatataggaAGTGGACATCTTGAAGGGGGGTACTAAGCAAAGTTAGTGAAGCAATAACTATTACTTTCAACACCAATAACTATTAGTTTGAGATAAGGTTCTCTCCATTAAGGATGGAGTTCTCTATGGTTGCAAATTTAAGATAAAAAAATGAGGGAGAAGAAAAGATGAGAAAATTATCACATTTTAGTGATTACCACCATTTCTATATATTTCTCACATCAAACCCATGATAATATTGTCCATATTGGAGAGAAAAGGAGGGAAATGAAATGCACTAGAAATCTTTCCTTCATAAACTATGAAAAAATTATCTACTCTGTAGATGACATAAAAAGGGTGGAACACATCATAGGTTATTTTTCAAATCTAGCCATGCACTAAAAATTCATGGAATTTTTCATTAATAGatataatttcttttatatCAAATTGAGAACATGTAAAATCCGAAGAAGGCAGTGACAAGGTTATGCTTTTGTACCTTTCTCTGTTTGAAGGGTCATCCTGGGGTTTCATTGCAGGGAAAAGCAAAACTTCCTGCACACACAACAATTCCTGAGTACCGAATTTCCAAAATTGtaggctatatatatatatatatatatatatatatatagagagagagagagagagagagagagagagagcactCTTGGCAGTTGAAGCAACACACAAGGTAAATGAACAATAATATTAACAATTTCAAACTCCAATGCGACCTTTATATTCTGTGAATCAGTTAACAGCATTGTGAATCGATCAATCCCCAAACCCCAACCGCCAGTTGGAGGTAATCCATATTCAAGTGCCGTACAGAAAGTCTCATCCAAAGCCATTGCTTCGTCATCACCAGATTGTCGATCCTTGTTTCAATACAAGGCACCCATTAGCACATACCTCTTACTTTTATCCAAGTTATTACTTGTGTGAAGACAAAGTAATGATTTAATCTTAAAATTTTCTTCAATCAATTCAGCAATATCAAGCCAGTACCTTGAGTTGATCAGCAAAACGTTGGCGTTGCACAACAGGATCATTTAACTCCGTGTATGCATTACAAAGCTGACAAGTTCCAAATTTTGAGTTGACCGAGCCATAAGGAAAGAAAAGATGGAACACAGACAAACAAATAAATACGAGTGTTCTCAGAGTAACATACTTCATGCTTGTTGATGAACAGCTCAAATCTCTCAGTGAGGCCTGGTTTTGACCTATGCCACTTTGCCAGTGGACTCATAATCTCAGGATGGTTGATGATGAAAGCAGGGTTTACACATGTCTCCTCAAGAAAATGCCCAACAAGCTGCATCCATAATATAACGGAATGAGAGAAAGAAATGAACATGGAGatgaaaacacaaaataaaagagTCTGGAGAGATCAAAACACACAAGCATCCAATATTATATTGGATACGATCAGTACTTGACTGGAACAGAATTAAAAATTCACTACTGAAAAGATAATTAACACTCAATTCCAGTTTGCAGTTAACAGAAACAAATTGATTACACATGGGGAAGTGTAATTATGCTTAACAACAGGGGGAAAATGCGTATAGTTATCTTACTTTGTCTAATAATCTAGTTGTTGTTTGAGGAGGTGGGCATTTAATTCCAAACTTGGCACATGCATCCACCAGATATTTATTGGTTTCCTCACTGGAGAGGTCTTTAGGTATGTTTAGATTAGCCATCCTCTCTAATTCTTCTATCATATCTATCCGCCTGTAGAAGTAAAAAGACATGCAAACATATATACATGACAATTAAGATACAAGTATcggcataattaaattattcacAAGTTCAGGAATTAAATTATTCACAAGTCCAGGACCTGAAAGGAGGAGTGAAATCGATCTCAATAGGGTCTTGATCCAACCCATTGGCatgatatttaattatatatccaCCTGTAAGTTCCCTCACCATACCTACCAAACCAGAATTTCATTGAGAAAACTGGGCAAACAATTTTATAGTAGTTAGATCATAACAAAGATTCCACCTACCACTGAGCATATCTTCAGTTAGCCTCATCAGGTCATTGTAGTCGGCAAAAGCCATGTAAAACTCACAAGTGGTGAACTCGGGATTGTGAGTTAGGTCAATTCCCTCATTTCTAAACTGCTTCCCAATTTCATATACACGGTCTAACCCACCTACAACTAGTTCCTTCAGATATAGCTCTGGGGCAATTCGCATGAAAAGTTTCAAGTTCAGTTCATTGTGATGGGTCACAAAAGGACGTGCAGCAGCTCCCCCAGCAATCATATTCATCATGGGTGTTTCAACcttagaaaaatataaaaaaaacatgcacAATAAGAAAATCAGAAAGCAATATATTGAAAAGCTGGTGATAACAAAGCAAAAATACCTCCAAAAACTCTCGTTCATCTAGAAAGTGCCTGATGTATGAGATAATTCTTGATCTCGTCCTAAATATTTCTCGAACCTCCATGTTCAGCATCAAATCCAAATAGCGCTGCCTATACCGTGTTTCCTACGATGAAAATTAAGCCATATGGATAAAATATATGGTTGACAGATTACAAATcataattacaaaaaataagCAGCTTCCGCGTACATGGTAGGACATGCAGATCTATAGGCATGCATGCCGGAAAACATTCGATTTATATGGTAGCAGTTAAGAACAACATGAGAAAGTTTCATAAACTTAAAGTAACTCAGAAAGTTATATGTTACCTGATCCTTCAATATATAAGCATCGGGATTTCTGGCACTTCCTGGAATCCAAACATCAGTTGTCTGTTCAAAGTAATTAAACATCAGTGATAATCCTCAAGTGTCGGTATAAATCATCAATGTAGAATCAGAAACACCTTGGTATTCTCTGCCCCTCCTCTAGGGCCAGCTTTTTGTCGTGGCATCATATGGAGGCAGTGGGAAAGTACTACAAATGTTTTTGGATAGATACTAAGCTCGCCTCTTTTAGTTTTACCTAAAAAAGATGAGGCGCTAATAAGAGAAGTttatgaagatgcaatcaataTAATATGAAACACGGAAAAAGGCTTAGCAAAGTTGCTTATCTAATGGTCACAGCATTTTGGGCAAAAAATATGGTATAACTTATCCTGATAAAATCTTTCACAGGCCATATAGACCAAAAGTATAAAGCGCAAAGCCTCATGAACGGAAGTACTGAGTAATCCATtataagaatatatttttaaagaGAGAAGACATATACAAAGAGGAGATCCAACATACTagcaaaattaaaaacataattCAGTTTGCATGCCAAGAAAATCCAAATCATAATTGAAGGGCATTACAGAATACAATGTTCATGAGCAGCAATACCATGTATTTCAAAGCTTTCGAAAGTTAAAATTAAAACAGATACGAACCTGGGTACCCAACAATCCCCACAATATCTCCTCGTTTCACAGAAGAATGAAATCTACTAAAATCTTCTCCCTTCAGCTCCGATTTACTACAGTATCATTGATAAGCTTATCAAGCCATGGTCAACAGGTAATCATTGGGTGAAATTTCTTAGTTCATGCAAATTCTCAAGGACACAGCTGGAATCGAGTAAAGAGTGTCTTCCAGGCTCCTATTAATTCAATATACTAATTGAAGTTCCTACAACATTTTGATGGATAATCGATGCATACAGCAtagttattttgattttgtattGTCCGTTATTTAACACCTGACGACTTGCACATAGAGTAAaaagaaactaccaaattaaaacataaaattacaACAAGATATAAAACAAAGCAAAAGAATATTTCCTGGGCTTTCCAAACATGTTTCTTACATTCAACTATTTAAGCTAAGCCAACTGAACTAAAACTGTAGAATGAATTGGAAGCGAAAATCTATGACATGAGCTTTCTGGTGAAATGGCCAGGCTGGTCCAAACTAGGTTTCCCAATGAAGCACCGATAAATGTCTAAGGCTCTGAGCTATGACATTCTCATATGATGCTAAAGCCATTTGGCAAAATAATTAACATGTTCTGCACCAAAGTTCTACTATAGCTGGAACACTCAAATTGAAGAGTAAATATGCAACTTTTAATGACTGAGACCACTCTCCAACCGAATAACAGAGACTTGAACCACAAAAATACCTTGCATCAGTCATAATTTGAACTTTAGCACCTCCGCCGTGCAAATCATAAAAGAGAAGTTTTGCGGAGGACGCCCTTTTGTTCATAATCCGACCTACCAAAAGGAGTGTGCCCAATGTTAAACAGAAAGAAAATTTATACTAACGTAAAACTGCAATCCATACATGTGATACTTACCAGCTAATTTTACTTCAACATCCTCTAGACGATCCTCGCTGTTTAGACTTTCATATTTCTTTACATATTCAGGAATAGACAGCTGAACTTCAAATTTGTGAGGATATGGATTGCCACCAGTTTCCTTTTGAGACGCAAGAGCTCGTATcctattttcaaaatattgctGCAAATACAACAGCTAAATGCTTTCAGAACATAAATCCCCTTCTAAGCATAAGCCTACCAAGAAATTAAATGCAATCTCAAGATTACCAATGCAATATAAACATATAACATACCGTTGGATCCAAGCCTTCTTCTTCTGCAGCAGCATGTTTTTCTGCAGCAGCATGTTTTTTAGCTTGACCCTTTGGCTTGGCAGATACCTGAAATTGATAATGCCACCATCATGCAAGataaattaaatacataaaacaGTTGACAAAATCAATATAGAAACCTATGAATTATGAAACTATGTTCATGTTATCACGCATTCTGTTCACCAGAAAATATGCTGAATTATTACTAAAACATTTGATGAAATAACCAATTATGCAATATATATAAACTCGAAACGTGAGTTTTGGGTTCCAATGGCGTAGCAAAAGTTAGAATTTATATAATCCAGTCAGGGAGTTGTCACTTTCCATCAACTTAACTCTTAATTCCTCTCTTTAACAAGCTTCCAGTTTCTATAGTCCATTGGTAGTTCTTTTATTTCtcttcaaattttatttctatgTGGAATCTAAAATTATGACATAGTACTTGAAGATAAAATGGGTATGACCCTAAATTTACCTTTTCCGCCATTGAGGTTCGTTGCGAAACCAAAAATATCGGAAATTGACAGAAGAAGCTTGGTGGTATAATCTGTGTAGTGTAAAAAAATtccagaaattaaaaaaaaaagagaacaaGAGGAGAATATGAGCGGTGGTCTGTAGAAAATGGCGGCGCTTCTAACCCTAAAACAATAGTAGCATAATATTAAGGTCTCGTTAGTAGACTAATAGGAAATTTTACAAATAAACTTGAATAACTTATGTTTGATATactatcaaataaataaaatagatatattAATTGTACATATTTGgtgtattattttatatttaggTTTAAATTGTACGGCTTAAAAATCTCGGTCGAGTTTGGTacaagttttaaaaatataaaggaaaatGAGTAGATGAGTTGAAATGCCATAAAGCACGAGCCGAGATCTACgataagaaaacaaaaattagAATAACAAAAAGAATAAGACATTGTGATGTAAGTCTACAATTCCTTGCATAATAAGTATTGATGTTATCttgtggaatgtgagatctaattaccatttataataaaaataaactgaAACTTCTATTTGTGGACGGATCAAAATAATAAATCGGTACTCTTAATAGCATATTGAGAAAttaattttactataaaatatacttCATTCGCCCAAAGAAATAGTCAAACTTGTAtgtgacacggattttaatattCAATTGGTAAACTAGGAGTGATTGGAAATTGTAAGAAAGAGTGAGGAAAAAGGCAGTGGAAGTGAGTAAAAATTCAATGGTCCTTCCACACCATAGTGGAATAATGATTTGGTGTGCCTCACCAATTACTCTTTgacaattgaaaataaaaaaggttCCACATGCCACATCACTTTAACATAAATTAGGAAACTTATAAGTAAATTTGGATACAtccatttaatcattttatggaaagttgaataatattaaatataaattatacttatatgaaaaatgagttacacgttaatatactagtacaatttatatatgcatattgatctcataatataataatattatacacataaaAGTAATCATACTGCATTACTTTTCATggcaagaaaaaaattaaattattatagaTAAGAtcttttttaattgtttaagtatttatatatataagaaaaaaatcatataaataaaaattatgactGTACTTATATTTTGTTagcatatatatattataattttcattatatttattagcatgtaaaaaatcaagaatttttaacacaagaaaataaaaatgaaatattaatataatctgaaaatattattattttataaaagagATTTCTTgtatattagtactatataattttcattatatttagTAGCatgtaaaaaaatcaataatttttaacacaagaaaataaaaattaaaaaataaaatattaatatactgaaaatattatcattttatataagaGATGTCTTgtatattagtactatataattttcattatatttattagtatgtaaaaaaaatc
This region includes:
- the LOC121743997 gene encoding uncharacterized protein LOC121743997 isoform X1, giving the protein MSLDEGLVRLFDNISLMEMAELGVQRGIVDVYALHENDVLVSQLTQELGLSDVGTGAADAVSVGSVDVGASNARYVDVRAGNVGDDDFDIWIGDGAEGDRRGGDVPGDTLIIFDVEDDVQAEQEKARAIRKAKVKAKVGGRCCPVRL
- the LOC121743997 gene encoding uncharacterized protein LOC121743997 isoform X3; this translates as MPPQNPPVRALPQNPPIRAPPQNQPRSTREDETFTTRVHHCGKMVNTIGKQYVGGGLSTSINVIQTSGQSWKLMMLWRRWFFHNKADALWYAVRFWWKMLYWWAVVN
- the LOC121743997 gene encoding uncharacterized protein LOC121743997 isoform X2, translating into MPPQNPPVRALPQNPPIRAPPQNQPRSTREDETFTTRVHHCGKMVNTIGKQYVGGGLSTSINVIQTSGQSWKLMMLWRRLVLIWFFHNKADALWYAVRFWWKMLYWWAVVN
- the LOC121743360 gene encoding lysine--tRNA ligase-like, yielding MAEKVSAKPKGQAKKHAAAEKHAAAEEEGLDPTQYFENRIRALASQKETGGNPYPHKFEVQLSIPEYVKKYESLNSEDRLEDVEVKLAGRIMNKRASSAKLLFYDLHGGGAKVQIMTDASKSELKGEDFSRFHSSVKRGDIVGIVGYPGKTKRGELSIYPKTFVVLSHCLHMMPRQKAGPRGGAENTKTTDVWIPGSARNPDAYILKDQETRYRQRYLDLMLNMEVREIFRTRSRIISYIRHFLDEREFLEVETPMMNMIAGGAAARPFVTHHNELNLKLFMRIAPELYLKELVVGGLDRVYEIGKQFRNEGIDLTHNPEFTTCEFYMAFADYNDLMRLTEDMLSGMVRELTGGYIIKYHANGLDQDPIEIDFTPPFRRIDMIEELERMANLNIPKDLSSEETNKYLVDACAKFGIKCPPPQTTTRLLDKLVGHFLEETCVNPAFIINHPEIMSPLAKWHRSKPGLTERFELFINKHELCNAYTELNDPVVQRQRFADQLKDRQSGDDEAMALDETFCTALEYGLPPTGGWGLGIDRFTMLLTDSQNIKEVLLFPAMKPQDDPSNRESNKKTQDGPLPQEFEKKATVT